From a region of the Geothrix sp. 21YS21S-2 genome:
- a CDS encoding aminoacyl-tRNA deacylase: protein MPVAKLKRFLDDHEVKYLSITHSKAYTAMDVAESAHVKGKEVAKTVVVKVDDHLAMAVLPATRKVDLDLLRRGTGAVNLDLAKEPEFRGDFPECELGAMPPFGNLYRMDVFVDPRLASNEQIAFNAGSHTEVVRMRYLDFDRLVHPRTLALSAP from the coding sequence ATGCCTGTCGCCAAACTGAAGCGCTTCCTGGATGACCACGAGGTCAAGTACCTCTCCATCACCCACTCCAAGGCCTACACCGCCATGGACGTGGCGGAGTCCGCCCACGTCAAGGGCAAGGAGGTGGCCAAGACCGTCGTGGTGAAGGTGGACGACCATCTGGCCATGGCGGTGCTGCCCGCCACCCGCAAGGTGGACCTGGACCTGCTGCGCCGGGGGACCGGAGCGGTGAACCTGGACCTGGCCAAGGAGCCGGAATTCCGGGGCGACTTCCCCGAGTGCGAGCTGGGGGCCATGCCGCCCTTCGGGAACCTCTACCGGATGGATGTCTTCGTGGACCCGCGGCTGGCCTCCAACGAGCAGATCGCCTTCAACGCGGGCTCCCATACGGAAGTGGTTCGGATGCGGTACCTGGACTTCGACCGCCTGGTGCACCCCAGGACCCTGGCCCTCTCGGCACCCTAG
- a CDS encoding PAS domain-containing sensor histidine kinase: MDKSGLAGMQTVLDAIPTNIAVLDPAGRILLVNRAWRAFGLANGGTGSEVGADYLASVPVEAVELREGLLDVLAGGRTPFTFDYTCDSTDRRRWFKMIATPLDSQAGCLVNHIEITHTKEAEEQAKASAGLFQELFDQTPDPVTLSEFPSGRVVLANQAWTTLTGVPREEAVGRNPAELGVWLDPGARGALFAELQATGVCTGSRVDLRSRAGEVRRLLLSCTLVNLQGSLKVLMTGKDITAQLAAVDALRESEDRFRVMAEQSPVALFLHREGRFVYLNPAAVALFRAGGPADLVGEPVLDRVCSGDRCGAEDRILKALETGDLAPATEERLTRLDGTSVDVAINARAVDFEGLRTMLVFAQDITPLRRAQEAEALARKADSLVLMAGSIAHDFNNLFAALSAGLDIIDLQASDRPEVLLATATTRGVLKRAIALSWKMNDFSGRGISRMVRLELPELLRRWAPASGARHGGRVPHLELEGVPPINGDPARLEGALDAIVANAWEAMDEAGLAGGQVRARLFMDHQEGAPGPGAPGVWASERPKGPWTVCLEIANDGTWPNPEVLSRMFDPFFTTRFVGRGLGLASVLGVLQSHGAGIHILPGPQDGLAFRIHFPVA; this comes from the coding sequence TTGGACAAGTCCGGCTTGGCAGGCATGCAGACCGTTCTGGACGCCATTCCGACGAACATCGCGGTGCTGGACCCTGCCGGCAGGATCCTCCTTGTGAACCGGGCCTGGAGGGCCTTCGGCCTGGCCAACGGAGGGACCGGGAGCGAGGTGGGGGCCGACTACCTGGCTTCGGTGCCGGTGGAGGCCGTGGAGCTCCGGGAGGGGCTTCTGGACGTCCTGGCCGGCGGCAGGACGCCGTTCACCTTCGACTACACCTGCGACTCCACGGACCGCCGGCGCTGGTTCAAGATGATCGCAACGCCCCTGGACAGCCAGGCCGGCTGTCTGGTCAACCACATCGAGATCACGCACACGAAGGAAGCAGAGGAGCAAGCGAAGGCCAGCGCCGGGCTGTTCCAGGAACTCTTCGACCAGACGCCCGACCCTGTGACCCTCTCGGAATTCCCCAGCGGCCGGGTCGTCCTGGCCAACCAGGCCTGGACCACCCTGACGGGGGTCCCCCGGGAGGAGGCGGTGGGACGGAACCCGGCGGAACTCGGGGTGTGGCTGGATCCCGGGGCCAGGGGGGCCCTCTTCGCGGAACTCCAGGCCACGGGCGTCTGCACCGGGAGCAGGGTCGACCTCAGGTCCCGCGCGGGAGAGGTCCGCCGGCTGCTCCTGAGCTGCACCCTGGTGAACCTGCAGGGGAGTCTGAAGGTGCTGATGACCGGCAAGGACATCACGGCCCAGCTGGCCGCGGTGGACGCGCTGCGGGAAAGCGAGGACCGCTTCCGGGTCATGGCCGAGCAGAGTCCCGTGGCGCTCTTCCTGCACAGGGAGGGGCGGTTCGTGTACCTCAATCCCGCGGCGGTCGCGCTTTTCCGCGCCGGGGGTCCTGCGGATCTCGTGGGGGAGCCCGTGCTGGACCGGGTGTGCTCCGGGGACCGGTGCGGGGCGGAGGACCGGATCCTGAAGGCTTTAGAAACGGGCGACCTGGCGCCGGCCACAGAGGAGCGGCTCACCCGGCTTGACGGCACATCCGTGGACGTGGCCATCAACGCCCGGGCCGTGGACTTCGAGGGGCTCCGGACCATGCTCGTCTTCGCCCAGGACATCACGCCGCTGCGCCGGGCCCAGGAGGCCGAGGCCCTGGCCCGGAAGGCCGACAGCCTCGTCCTGATGGCCGGCAGCATCGCCCACGACTTCAATAACCTGTTCGCGGCGCTCTCGGCGGGCCTGGACATCATCGACCTCCAGGCCTCGGACCGCCCCGAAGTCCTCCTGGCCACCGCCACCACCAGGGGGGTGCTCAAGCGCGCCATCGCCCTGTCCTGGAAGATGAACGATTTTTCCGGACGGGGCATTTCGAGGATGGTCCGCCTGGAGCTTCCGGAACTGCTCCGGCGCTGGGCCCCGGCTTCGGGCGCCCGGCACGGAGGCCGCGTGCCGCACCTGGAACTGGAAGGGGTGCCACCCATCAACGGGGATCCCGCCCGCCTGGAAGGGGCCCTGGACGCCATCGTGGCCAACGCCTGGGAGGCCATGGACGAGGCCGGCCTGGCCGGGGGCCAGGTGCGGGCGAGGCTCTTCATGGATCACCAGGAGGGCGCGCCGGGTCCCGGCGCACCGGGCGTCTGGGCCTCGGAACGTCCCAAGGGCCCCTGGACCGTGTGCCTGGAAATCGCCAATGACGGCACCTGGCCGAACCCCGAGGTCCTCAGCCGGATGTTCGACCCCTTCTTCACCACGCGCTTCGTGGGGCGGGGGCTGGGCCTGGCCTCGGTGCTGGGGGTGCTCCAGTCCCATGGCGCCGGCATCCACATCCTGCCCGGGCCGCAGGACGGCCTGGCGTTCCGGATCCACTTTCCGGTGGCCTAG
- a CDS encoding ATP-binding protein, with product MGGKEPLLDLLGRVLAQSGNGGVEAVGHWEAKGREVLANEAKYRALVEASAQIVWTCDGRGFVTEDSPSWRAYTGQTFDQWCGYGYEACIHPEDRPRVMEVWFKGLESCVRVQQEYRLRHHTGQWRWNHVRAVPLMGPDGTVESWVGMNMDIHDRLSAQKMQTALFEISEAARSLGDLYARIHGIIKAFMPAENFYVALLDPDGETVRFPYFVDENDPPPPPLKMAHGLTDLVLRSGKPWRLDPRRIEELVLEGRIALRGEPPLDWLGVPLSSAGRVLGMLAVQSYKGGVHYSQGDLELLQFVSGQIAASLERQTAEEERKRLEAELQHAQKLESLGSLAGGVAHDMNNVLGAIHAVTQTLKVVHAGEDRLMASITTIERAALRGRDLVKGLSDFARKDLREACPVDLNEVVGQECELLRRTLLQRVRLDVALEAGLPMVMGEPSALGSAFMNLCVNAVDAMADGGVLVIRTRALPDAQVELAVDDTGQGMEPWVLQRAMEPFYTTKPYGKGTGLGLSMVYSTVKAHGGTIAIDSRPGEGTRIRLRLPALAGAARPAAPVPVPADPGRPLRILLVDDDELIRDAAPELLELLGHQVTTASGGSEGLALLDLDLEVDVVLLDLNMPGLSGTETLALLRERRPGLPVILATGFLGDAVTRLLATDPHLLALSKPYTLEEARVKLIEAVSR from the coding sequence ATGGGTGGCAAGGAACCATTGCTGGATCTTCTGGGCCGCGTCCTGGCCCAGTCGGGCAATGGGGGCGTCGAGGCCGTCGGCCACTGGGAGGCCAAGGGCCGGGAAGTGCTGGCCAACGAGGCCAAGTACCGCGCCCTGGTGGAGGCCTCCGCCCAGATCGTCTGGACCTGCGACGGCCGGGGCTTCGTCACCGAGGACTCCCCCTCCTGGCGGGCCTACACGGGCCAGACCTTCGACCAGTGGTGCGGCTACGGCTACGAGGCCTGCATCCATCCCGAGGACCGGCCCCGGGTGATGGAGGTCTGGTTCAAGGGGCTCGAATCGTGCGTGCGCGTGCAGCAGGAGTACCGCCTGCGCCACCACACGGGCCAGTGGCGGTGGAACCACGTGCGGGCCGTGCCGCTGATGGGCCCCGACGGGACGGTGGAGTCCTGGGTGGGCATGAACATGGATATCCACGACCGTCTCTCCGCCCAGAAGATGCAGACGGCGCTCTTCGAGATCTCGGAGGCCGCACGGAGCCTGGGGGACCTGTACGCGCGGATCCACGGGATCATCAAGGCCTTCATGCCCGCGGAGAACTTCTACGTGGCCCTCCTGGATCCCGACGGGGAGACGGTGCGCTTCCCCTACTTCGTGGACGAGAACGACCCGCCCCCTCCGCCCCTGAAGATGGCCCATGGCCTCACGGACCTGGTGCTGCGCAGCGGGAAGCCCTGGCGCCTGGATCCCCGGCGGATCGAGGAGCTGGTTCTGGAGGGCCGCATCGCCCTGCGTGGGGAGCCGCCCCTGGACTGGCTCGGCGTGCCGCTGTCCTCGGCCGGGCGCGTACTGGGGATGCTGGCGGTGCAGAGCTACAAGGGCGGCGTGCACTATTCGCAGGGGGACCTGGAGCTGCTGCAGTTCGTCTCGGGCCAGATCGCCGCGAGCCTGGAGCGCCAGACCGCGGAGGAGGAGCGCAAGCGGCTCGAGGCCGAGCTCCAGCACGCCCAGAAGCTGGAGAGCCTGGGCAGCCTCGCCGGCGGCGTGGCCCACGACATGAACAACGTGCTCGGCGCCATCCACGCCGTCACCCAGACCCTCAAGGTCGTGCACGCGGGGGAGGACCGGCTGATGGCCTCCATCACCACCATCGAGCGCGCCGCGCTGCGGGGGCGGGACCTGGTCAAGGGCCTGTCGGACTTCGCCCGCAAGGACCTGCGGGAGGCCTGCCCCGTGGACCTCAACGAGGTGGTGGGCCAGGAATGCGAGCTGCTCCGCCGCACCCTGCTGCAGCGGGTCCGCCTGGACGTGGCCCTGGAGGCGGGTCTGCCCATGGTCATGGGCGAGCCCAGCGCGCTTGGCAGCGCCTTCATGAACCTGTGCGTGAACGCCGTGGACGCCATGGCCGACGGCGGCGTCCTGGTCATCCGCACCCGGGCCCTGCCCGATGCCCAGGTGGAACTTGCGGTGGACGACACCGGCCAGGGCATGGAGCCCTGGGTGCTCCAGCGGGCCATGGAGCCCTTCTACACGACCAAGCCCTACGGGAAGGGCACGGGGCTGGGCCTCTCCATGGTCTACAGCACCGTCAAGGCCCACGGCGGTACCATCGCCATCGACAGCAGGCCCGGCGAGGGCACGCGCATCCGGCTGCGCCTTCCCGCCCTGGCCGGGGCCGCGCGGCCCGCCGCGCCCGTGCCGGTCCCCGCCGATCCCGGCAGGCCCCTGCGGATCCTTCTGGTGGACGACGACGAACTGATCCGCGACGCCGCCCCCGAACTCCTGGAGCTCCTGGGCCACCAGGTGACGACCGCTTCCGGAGGATCGGAGGGCCTGGCCCTGCTGGACCTGGACCTGGAGGTGGACGTCGTGCTCCTGGATCTCAACATGCCCGGATTGAGCGGCACGGAGACCCTGGCCCTCCTGCGCGAGCGCCGCCCCGGCCTGCCCGTCATCCTGGCCACGGGCTTCCTGGGCGACGCCGTCACGCGGCTTCTGGCCACGGACCCCCACCTGCTGGCTCTATCGAAGCCCTATACGCTGGAGGAGGCCCGGGTGAAGCTGATCGAAGCCGTCAGTCGGTGA